One Polynucleobacter sp. MG-5-Ahmo-C2 genomic window carries:
- the pgsA gene encoding CDP-diacylglycerol--glycerol-3-phosphate 3-phosphatidyltransferase, with protein MPFNLPIALTWLRVAAIPLLVAIFYLPGAWLSPFEKNVIATIIFVFAALTDWLDGFLARRMKQESAFGQFLDPVADKLIVAAALLVLLNMDRVQVWVALIIIGREITISALREWMALLGAGKSVAVHMVGKLKTTVQLVAIPFLLLNDTLFGWLDCARVGTWLIWAASFLTLWSMFYYMKKALPQLVGKID; from the coding sequence ATGCCATTTAATCTCCCCATTGCTCTAACCTGGTTGCGTGTCGCAGCAATTCCGTTGCTGGTAGCAATCTTTTATCTCCCTGGCGCTTGGTTGAGTCCTTTTGAAAAGAATGTCATCGCAACTATCATCTTTGTATTTGCTGCGCTCACAGATTGGTTGGATGGATTTTTGGCGAGACGGATGAAGCAAGAGTCCGCCTTTGGACAGTTTTTAGATCCTGTTGCAGATAAATTAATTGTGGCTGCAGCATTATTGGTTTTACTGAATATGGATCGCGTTCAAGTGTGGGTCGCTCTCATCATTATTGGTCGCGAAATTACTATCTCTGCTTTACGAGAGTGGATGGCTTTGCTAGGGGCTGGTAAAAGTGTGGCCGTGCATATGGTCGGAAAACTAAAGACAACGGTGCAATTGGTGGCAATTCCGTTTTTGTTGCTGAATGACACTTTATTTGGATGGTTAGATTGCGCCAGAGTGGGCACCTGGTTAATTTGGGCAGCTTCATTTTTAACGCTCTGGTCCATGTTCTATTACATGAAAAAGGCGTTGCCACAGTTGGTTGGCAAAATCGATTAA
- the lexA gene encoding transcriptional repressor LexA, with translation MDINTVDFPEELTALPKLTSRQNEILELITKAIDESGSPPTRAEIATQLGFASANAAEEHLRALAKKGYIELTPGTSRGIRIPQRFNQMQHTNQYRQMSLPSGALQQLTLPLIGRVAAGSPIMAVEHIEKHVPIDPSLFSKGADYLLKVVGMSMRDAGILDGDYLAVRKTTEVRNGDIVVARLDDEVTVKRWQQKKTANGMVIELQAENPDFKNILVDGRQPNFAIEGQAVGLIRAEGL, from the coding sequence ATGGACATAAATACAGTCGATTTTCCAGAGGAGCTGACTGCCCTCCCCAAACTCACTTCCCGCCAGAATGAGATTTTGGAATTAATTACTAAGGCCATCGATGAGAGTGGCTCCCCGCCCACTCGCGCGGAAATCGCTACCCAACTGGGATTTGCATCTGCCAATGCTGCTGAAGAACATCTTCGCGCACTAGCAAAAAAAGGGTATATCGAATTAACGCCTGGCACTTCGCGCGGCATTCGCATTCCACAACGTTTCAATCAAATGCAGCACACCAATCAATATCGCCAGATGTCATTGCCATCCGGCGCATTACAACAACTCACTCTGCCATTAATCGGACGTGTTGCCGCTGGCTCACCGATCATGGCTGTAGAGCATATTGAAAAACACGTTCCAATTGATCCAAGCTTATTTAGCAAAGGTGCAGACTACCTTCTAAAAGTGGTTGGCATGAGTATGCGTGATGCTGGAATTTTGGATGGCGACTATTTAGCCGTGAGAAAAACTACCGAAGTTCGCAATGGAGATATTGTGGTTGCACGTCTTGATGATGAGGTGACTGTAAAACGCTGGCAACAAAAGAAAACAGCCAACGGCATGGTGATTGAATTACAAGCAGAAAACCCTGACTTCAAAAATATATTAGTAGATGGTCGTCAACCCAACTTCGCAATTGAGGGTCAAGCTGTTGGCCTGATTAGGGCTGAAGGTCTATAA
- a CDS encoding asparaginase yields MSPNPMPPEKTSHILVLGMGGTIAGLASNPGKDPLSYKAGELGIEALLEKIQEDIPGELKLVSRQVANINSRNLTEPLLSLLGQTVMESLANTMVRGIVITHGTDTMEETGVFLQLTCGKYAQNLGKRIIITGAMLPANAPEADGPSNLLDAIRWASTPLDNCPGGVYAVMAGRACLAMDLSKRHATALNAPLQASPSSSAGLINPSWLFGVKAVQGAWSEDLPIPKGEEWPWVEILTSHAGSRPETIARWFGGGVEGLVLAGSGIGGFHDAWLTPLGEAAKQGIALVRTSRTGGGLTYPDIPEKDLAGCMASGSLSAPRARIALQLAINAAKQANLVGKSLTWQDFFARIAVLPVIG; encoded by the coding sequence ATGAGCCCAAATCCAATGCCCCCTGAAAAAACATCCCATATCTTGGTTCTGGGAATGGGTGGCACTATTGCCGGTTTAGCCTCAAATCCTGGGAAAGATCCACTTTCTTACAAGGCCGGCGAATTGGGTATTGAGGCCCTTTTGGAGAAGATCCAAGAGGATATTCCAGGCGAATTAAAGCTCGTCTCCCGTCAAGTTGCCAATATTAATAGCCGCAATTTAACCGAGCCCTTATTGAGCTTATTGGGTCAGACTGTCATGGAGTCCCTAGCTAATACCATGGTGAGGGGGATAGTGATTACTCACGGAACCGATACAATGGAAGAAACAGGTGTGTTTTTACAGTTGACCTGTGGAAAATATGCTCAAAATTTAGGCAAAAGAATCATCATCACTGGCGCCATGCTGCCAGCCAATGCCCCAGAAGCTGATGGTCCATCGAATTTATTGGATGCCATTCGATGGGCCTCTACCCCCTTAGATAATTGCCCGGGAGGTGTCTATGCAGTGATGGCAGGAAGAGCTTGCCTGGCAATGGATTTATCCAAGCGTCATGCCACTGCGCTCAATGCCCCATTGCAAGCCTCACCCAGTAGTTCAGCCGGCTTAATTAATCCATCCTGGCTATTCGGCGTGAAAGCGGTTCAGGGTGCTTGGAGCGAAGATTTACCTATTCCGAAAGGGGAAGAGTGGCCTTGGGTTGAGATTTTGACTAGTCATGCGGGAAGTCGCCCAGAAACAATTGCTCGGTGGTTTGGGGGTGGGGTAGAGGGCCTAGTATTAGCGGGTTCTGGTATTGGGGGTTTTCATGACGCCTGGTTAACCCCTTTGGGTGAGGCAGCTAAACAAGGTATTGCCTTAGTAAGGACCAGTAGGACGGGTGGCGGCCTAACTTATCCTGATATTCCCGAAAAGGATCTTGCTGGATGCATGGCTTCTGGCTCGCTTTCTGCTCCTAGGGCTAGGATTGCGCTTCAGCTGGCAATAAATGCCGCAAAACAGGCAAACTTAGTTGGTAAATCCCTGACTTGGCAGGATTTTTTTGCTAGAATAGCGGTCTTGCCCGTAATTGGGTAG
- the rpsF gene encoding 30S ribosomal protein S6: MRHYEIVFIVHPDQSEQVPAMIDRYKATLAAAGGKIHRMEDWGRRQMAYMIDKLAKAHYVCMNIECDQKTLEELEHAFKFNDAVLRHLIIKTKKAETEPSIMMKEVQREEARKSAQADAPVALA, from the coding sequence ATGCGTCATTATGAAATCGTTTTTATCGTCCATCCGGACCAAAGCGAGCAAGTGCCTGCGATGATCGATCGCTACAAAGCTACATTAGCAGCTGCGGGCGGCAAAATCCATCGCATGGAAGACTGGGGTCGTCGTCAGATGGCTTACATGATCGACAAGCTTGCTAAAGCCCATTACGTTTGCATGAACATTGAGTGCGACCAGAAAACCCTGGAAGAGCTTGAGCATGCGTTCAAATTTAACGATGCTGTTTTGCGTCACCTCATCATCAAGACCAAGAAAGCTGAAACAGAGCCTTCCATCATGATGAAAGAAGTGCAACGTGAAGAAGCCCGCAAATCAGCCCAAGCTGACGCTCCTGTAGCGCTAGCCTAA
- the priB gene encoding primosomal replication protein N, with amino-acid sequence MALNHFTLTAILVSKDAIRFTPAGIPVMHCQLEHSGQANEVGVARKIQMSVEAIAIGPIQQDLEQMDLGTEAVFEGFLAPKALRNQRLVFHINHIQLKN; translated from the coding sequence GTGGCGTTGAATCATTTCACCCTCACTGCAATCTTGGTATCTAAAGACGCGATTCGATTTACACCAGCAGGAATACCGGTGATGCATTGCCAGCTAGAACATAGTGGCCAAGCAAACGAGGTAGGAGTGGCTAGGAAAATTCAGATGAGTGTTGAAGCTATAGCAATTGGTCCGATACAACAGGATCTAGAGCAAATGGATTTAGGAACTGAGGCAGTGTTTGAGGGATTCTTAGCACCCAAGGCTCTACGTAATCAAAGACTTGTTTTCCATATTAACCATATTCAATTGAAAAATTAA
- the rpsR gene encoding 30S ribosomal protein S18, protein MAFGKKPDFKKKPAQNPLFKRKRYCRFTVGGVEQIDYKDVDTLKDFIGENAKITPARLTGTKAKYQRQLDTAIKRARFLALLPFSDQHKK, encoded by the coding sequence ATGGCGTTTGGAAAGAAACCCGATTTCAAAAAGAAACCAGCTCAGAACCCATTGTTCAAGCGTAAACGTTATTGCCGTTTTACAGTTGGTGGCGTTGAGCAAATCGACTACAAAGATGTAGATACATTGAAGGACTTCATTGGCGAGAACGCCAAGATCACTCCTGCTCGTTTGACAGGCACAAAAGCTAAATATCAGCGTCAGTTAGACACTGCTATTAAGCGTGCCCGTTTCTTGGCTTTATTGCCATTCTCCGATCAACATAAGAAATAA
- the rplI gene encoding 50S ribosomal protein L9, translating to MQIILLEKVTNLGNLGDVVRVKDGFARNFLIPQRKARRATEAAIADFAVRRAELEKLAAEKLAAAEAVGTKLKDLVLEIGQKAGVDGRLFGSVTNHDIADALKAKGFTIEKASIRMPTGPLKMVGDHPVAVAVHTDVVADITIRVVGEQA from the coding sequence ATGCAAATTATTCTTTTAGAAAAAGTAACAAACTTGGGCAATCTCGGCGACGTAGTTCGCGTTAAAGACGGTTTCGCTCGTAATTTCTTAATTCCACAACGTAAAGCGCGTCGTGCGACTGAAGCAGCAATTGCTGACTTTGCAGTTCGTCGTGCTGAGTTGGAAAAATTGGCTGCTGAGAAATTGGCTGCAGCTGAAGCGGTTGGCACAAAGCTGAAAGACTTGGTTCTCGAAATCGGTCAAAAAGCGGGTGTTGACGGTCGTTTGTTTGGTTCTGTAACCAACCACGATATCGCTGATGCCTTGAAAGCTAAAGGATTTACGATCGAGAAGGCTTCGATTCGTATGCCTACTGGCCCATTGAAAATGGTTGGTGATCACCCTGTAGCGGTTGCCGTTCATACCGATGTGGTGGCTGACATCACTATTCGTGTAGTTGGTGAGCAAGCTTAA